A single genomic interval of Sphaerodactylus townsendi isolate TG3544 linkage group LG08, MPM_Stown_v2.3, whole genome shotgun sequence harbors:
- the PAQR9 gene encoding membrane progestin receptor epsilon, with protein sequence MSAGVTNRGQSSLEATSPQPPPRLPPRRAAPLLRWDEVPDDFVECFILSGYRRLHCTAQECLASVLQPTNETLNFWTHFIPLLLFASKFCRLLLLRGAGDLPFHHPFLLPLWCYASGVLLTFAMSCTAHVFSCLSLRLRAAFFYLDYASISYYGFGSTVAYYYYLLPGLSLLEPRALGRYLQQRLGWHVDCSAPIAFYSALLLPVAFLLAVACTVACCKSRSEWCAYPFAIRTFVFAMPLSMACPIMLESLLFDLKGHNPTLFVYFYRRYFWLLVAAFFNVSKIPERIQPGLFDIIGHSHQLFHIFTFLSIYDQMFYVEEGLLHFLEDPPSASPTFMGTVGYMLLLILCLALVIKRFLNVPEFCKQD encoded by the coding sequence ATGTCCGCCGGCGTCACAAACCGGGGCCAGTCGTCCCTCGAGGCCACCTCGCCGCAGCCCCCTCCTCGCCTGCCCCCGCGCCGCGCCGCCCCCCTGTTGCGCTGGGACGAAGTGCCCGACGATTTCGTGGAGTGCTTCATCCTGTCGGGCTACCGGCGGCTGCACTGTACGGCTCAGGAGTGCCTGGCGTCGGTGCTGCAGCCCACCAACGAGACGCTCAACTTCTGGACGCACTTCATTCCCTTGCTGCTCTTCGCCAGCAAGTTctgccgcctgctgctgctgcgcggCGCCGGCGACCTGCCCTTCCACCACCCCTTCTTGCTGCCGCTGTGGTGCTACGCGTCCGGCGTGCTGCTCACCTTTGCCATGAGCTGCACCGCCCATGTGTTTAGCTGCCTCTCGCTGCGCCTGCGCGCTGCCTTCTTCTACCTGGACTACGCCTCCATCAGCTACTACGGCTTCGGCAGCACAGTGGCTTATTACTACTATCTGCTGCCCGGGCTGAGCCTGCTGGAGCCGCGCGCGCTCGGCCGCTACTTGCAGCAGCGCCTGGGTTGGCACGTGGACTGCAGCGCGCCCATCGCCTTCTACAGCGCGCTGCTGCTGCCCGTGGCTTTCTTGCTGGCCGTGGCCTGCACCGTGGCCTGCTGCAAGAGCCGCTCCGAGTGGTGCGCCTACCCCTTCGCCATCCGCACCTTCGTCTTCGCCATGCCGCTCAGTATGGCCTGCCCCATCATGCTGGAGAGCCTCCTCTTCGACCTCAAGGGCCACAACCCCACCCTCTTTGTCTATTTCTACCGCCGCTACTTCTGGCTCCTGGTGGCTGCCTTCTTTAACGTCAGCAAGATCCCCGAGCGGATCCAGCCGGGGCTCTTCGACATCATCGGCCACAGCCACCAGCTCTTCCACATCTTCACCTTCCTCAGCATCTACGACCAAATGTTCTACGTCGAGGAAGGGCTGCTGCACTTTCTCGAAGATCCTCCGTCGGCCTCGCCCACTTTCATGGGCACTGTGGGCTACATGCTGCTTTTGATACTGTGCCTAGCCTTGGTCATCAAGAGATTTTTAAACGTCCCGGAGTTCTGCAAGCAAGATTGA